Part of the Anopheles gambiae chromosome 3, idAnoGambNW_F1_1, whole genome shotgun sequence genome is shown below.
AAGAGAGTTTGTCAGTTTGCTGTGGGCCGAGCAGCACTTTCATGTTGGTAGCAGCTCCATCTGACAGCTGGCAGGAAGACATCCCGCAGGTCGACATGACGTTCGCCCGAATGTCGCCACAGTGGTCGATTCGGtgcaatttttgaaaaaaaaatcatttttttatttgtttgctattAGCTGGAGTTTGCtagaataataaattaatattagtgattaatttttcaataattagTTGAAAATCATTGCAAATGCCTTTATATTGACGATATTTCGGatccgaagaagaaaaatctgTGTCGACTGTCTACTGAGATTTTGAATAAACCGGTAACTAATGTTTCAACCGATATTTTACGCCGGCTAGTTATTGaatatgttttgcttcttttggaGTTAGTTCCGTTTCCGACCAAATTCCAATTCCCTTTCCAGATCtggttttgcattttattccccttttttgttcctgCTTTGCAAATCAGCAATGATACCACTTTATGTCCAGCACTACGTGCCCGTTTTATTACCATCCGTGGGTCATGTTTCGGTATTTTATTTGGGTTTTTATATACCTTCCTGCTTCATGTTACGCAATATGCCTTCAATATAAGCTGTTTTCGTTACTCTATTCACTTTTactttattcaaattaattcaattattattGCGAATCACATTTCTTCTGCCGGTACACAAGAGCATCGTCCTGTATCTATAATCCACCACCACACATTTCGGACAGTACTTTAAAAACTCCTAAACATACATCTGATAACAGGTAGGTAAGCGGAGTAACTTTAACACATTTATTAAAAGCGAGACAAATATGATTCAGACCATAATTTACATAACTTGCAATCGAAATTCCACCCCACCCCTTCCTACTCGGGACTACCGAGCAGATCGAACGGATTTGCACTGCTAGAGCCTGCCGGCGGAGACATCGTACTGTTTGGATCTTCATCCTCCTCATTATCACCGTCATTGCTCGCTCCAGCCATGTCTTCCGTATCCGTGTCCGAAAAGCAATCGTCCTCATCGTCGTTACCATCGTTCTCGACGATCGCTTGGATTTCCTTCACCCGTGCCAGCCCCGGATCGGTGGCCAGCTTCTCCTTCTCCAGGTGGTACCCGATCGGTTTCAGCGAGAGCGTGATTTTACCGTCCAGCGCCATGCGCAGAATACTGTTGGCCGCTCGGTACGTGTCCGGCCGGGCAGCTTTGGCCGTCAGAAAGCCTCGCTTGATCGCCCAAGCGTCACAAATATCGATCGCGGACCATTCATCGTTGTCGCTTTCCGGATGCTTCAGGGACAGCAGCCGCACCAGATCGAGCCGCTCGGCCAGAAACCGGATCGAGGCGTACGGTTCGCGCAGCTGCGCGATCGGATAGCTTCCCATCAGCACCTGCAGCCGGCGTGGTGTCGAGGAGGGAAACACCAACCCAGGACAGTCGCACAACCGTACCGTGTTGGTGAGGAAGATCGTCTGGAAGTGTTTCGTGTGGCCCGGCGTACGACTCACGCTGACCACCTTCCGGCCCATGACGGCATTCAGCAGGGACGATTTACCAACGTTCGGGTAGCCGACGCACCCGATCGTAAGCACGCCGTTCTTAAACTTGACGTGCTCTTCGAACGCGAAATCTTTCTCCTCCTCGTGCGTTCGCTCCGAAACGAGCTTCTTGTCCTCGTCCCCGTCCACCTCCATCGGTGCGTTGCGTTCCTCGAGAATCTTTTGCTCCCACGAGCCCAGATCCACCTCATCGCCGACGTACTTGTGGCAGATGTCGTAGATCTGCTGCGCTCCTTCCGCTGCCATGCGCATGCGGCCACGGCGGCGACGAATTTTCAGCCCGTACTTGCTTTCCTGCTTACCGCGCAGGTTGTACGAAGGGTAGGACGTGAACAGCACCACATGGATATGCGGATACTTCTGCTCGAAGTATCGTTTCCAGGCCAGTACCGCTTCCGCTTCCACCAGGTCGATCTTGTTGATGACTAGCATCATTCCCTTGCCGAGCTCCTCCGTCACGTACTTGTAAAGCGCAGGTGGAAACATGAGCGTCTGTTACGGGAGAGAAAACCATTGATTATTTAAAGAGCCTTTCCTTCGCGATGGTGAAGTACGGGAGCAGTAAAAACATCACACGTACAGGGAAACGAGCATCCACAATGATTAAAACTATGTCCGACAACTCTAGCACACGCCACAACTGTCTCCAGGTTTCTAAATTCAACTCACAGAAGCTCAGCGATTTCATGTCGTCGTAATGATCCTTCTCCAGCTTTGTAACGTACTTCTgcaaaagggaagggaaaaccATGAAAAACCACGAACCAGCCACCCACAAACGCCAAACGTACAAAGAAGTACcgattctcgttgccatccaGCTGCTCCTTCGACATCTCGTACGTCCACTTGGGCCGCGTGGGGAAATCGTACTGCTGGAAGTAGTTGTCCCCCAGCTCCATCTCCTGCTCGCTGCGATACACCAGCCCCTTCCGAGCTTCCTCCTTCATCTCCCGCAGTTCCTTCGCCGTTTCCCGGTGGAACTGCAGCACGTATCGGTTCGTTTTGCTGCGCGGATCCTTCAACGGTTGCAGGTTGATCTTTTCAATGTTCTGCCCGAACGTTCTCGGCATATCGCTGTCCTCGCTGATGTCACTCGACTCCTCATCCTTCAGGTTTCGTATTAAGTTGTGCGATGTGCTACCTGTGTGGTGGAAGATGAAGAAGCAATCACTATTGGCACGTCTTGCCGAAACAATTCTAGAAACTTCCTCGAAAGGATAGCATTCGGAACAAACTTACTTTTCGCCTGTTTTTTTGCTAGCAGCTGttgctttttctgttttccacTGAAAGCTACCTTGCGCCTTCCTTGCGGCATGATGCACCAGAATGGGAAGAGAATCGAATTTCTTTAATAGCTTTTACTTTGCCTTGTATTTGCGCATCCGGTGTTTGCTGTACGGCGTTTTCTGCTTTGGCTTTGGAAAAATTGGAACCTGTCAAAACATGTTTGTTTACAACGTGCTTACACCATATTGGtcaacgcaaacaaaaaagggaagtaAGTCctgaaatcaaatcaaacagcTGTGGTGTTGAGTTGAAtgatataatttaatttttaatagtttttaCCAACATAAAATATACATTTCAATGTATTTTTATGTGAAGAATTTAAAATCAACCGTTACACCACACTGCTCAGCTGTCAAATGAAATGTCCGCTGTCGCTGTCAATCAAAAGACGGACagacaaaaacataaacaacaaccCAGCGCGGACTCCAAAATTGCTGCGCATTTTTTCCGAAACCAATTCTACACACTACCTGCGACGATGGATTAAAGCGAAACATCGCAACCCTGAAAAACGCGTAAAAAGAATGTCCTCATACACCGAGTCGAGAGTGGGCGGCAGTTTGGGCGGATTGATCGGCGTCGGTGGAGCGGGAGCGGTCGGCAGCGAGCCACTATGCCTGCAGCGCAAGAGTTCCTGGGTACGGGAGTACCGCGACCTGCAAGCCAACGTCATGTCCGTCGACTGGACCGGCTCGTGGATACTGTTGGCCGGCCGGCGGCTGCTCGCCCTGCAGTCACTGCGCGACTACGAATCGACGGACGCGAGCAACCCGCGGATGGACGACCATCACCATCCGGCGGTCGATTGCGGGCTGCGCAAATTTCAGCGCCACTCCAAGTACGAGGTGACCGCGGCCGAATGGGCCATCTGCCAGCACAGCCAGGAGTACTGCGCGATCGCCACCTGCCAGCAGATCGAGGTCGTCACGTGGCGGTCCGGTGAGCCGACCCTGCAGCACTCGCTTCGAGCGCACACCCGAATGATAACGGACATCGACTGGCACTCGAAGGTGCCGCACCTTCTCGCCAGTTGCTCGATCGACACGTTCACGCATCTGTGGGATCTGCGCGATCCCCGGAAGCCGGTACTGTCGCTGAGTGCCGTCTGTATGTCCGGTGCCAGTCAGGTGGGCTTTAATCGGGTCTCGGGGAACCTGGTCGCCACGGCGCACGATGGCGACCTGCGCATCTGGGACCAGCGCAAAGGTTCGTGTCCGATACAGTACATTACCGCGCACCTGTCGCGCATCCACGGTATCAACTGGAGCCACGATCACGAGACGAGCCTGTCCACCGCTAGCCAGGACGGTACGGTGAAGTACTTCGACATCAACAACCCGCGGCGGGCGGAGAAAATCATCACGACGTCCTGTCCAGTGTGGCGGGCCCGGTACACCCCGTTCGCGGACGGGCTGGTTACGACCAGCGTGCCGCAGCAGGGTCGCGGCGAGAACAGTCTCCTGATGTGGAACAACTCCAAGCAGGACGCGCCCATTTGCGCGTTGGTCGGGCACACGGACGTGGTGCTGGACTTTGCCTGGGGCCGGAAGGACATACACGATCCCGAGCTGATCACGTGGTCGCGCGACCAGACGATCCGGATCTGGCGCATCGACGAGGAGGTGCGCAAGCTGTGCGAGCGCTTCCCGcccgacgatgacgatgggtTTATGATCGAGGAAACGaatggtggcggcggcggcggcggcagcagcgttGTGCCGAGTGGCGCTGTCGGGGGAGGAAAATTCACGGCGACCGTCTGCCCGAAGAGCCCGATGCGCGAGAAGCAACCGTCGGTATCGCTGCAGCACGAGTTTTCGCTGCTGAATCCCAACATTCCGCACATCGACATTGAGGTGCTGGATCCGATCAAGCGCACCGCCACGGTCCGAATCTCCGTCAACGGGTACGTGATCATGCTGCAGGTCAACTTCCCCGCGCTCTACCCGAACAATGGCACCGTGCCGGAGTTTCACTACTGCCAGGGCACGTCGCTGGACGATTCGCTTTCGCTGACGCTGATGAAGGTGTTGCGCATGACCGCTAGCCAGCGGGTGAAGAAGGGCCGCACCTGCCTCGAGCAGTGTTTGCGGGCGCTGGTGGACCAGCTAAAAAAGTCCTCCACCAGCAATGGGGATCGGCATCTGCGGCTGCAGTCGCCGCGGCTGGAGGGTGCGCTCAGCAGCGCCCTGCACGATGCCTGCGTGCCCTTTCCCAAAACTTCAGGGGTGCGGTTCAGCCAAGTGGGTATACTCGTGACGTTCTCGCGGCCGCTCAACACAAAGCGCATCAGCTTGAAGCAGCAAAACACCACCCCAAGGGCTCTGTCCGCATTGAGCGGTGGCTATCTCGGGAACGTGATGGGCTCGCAGCCGATTCTGTACGCCCATCGCGATCCTAGCACGTCCTCGTTTTACCTACCGGACAGGGTAAGTGTGCAAATTGTCTGAAATGGCGGGTTTGTTGCAATCAAAACTCTCTTTTCCCCTCCCCAAGAAATCATCACGCCATCGAGGATCGTCGGTCAAGATCAACGTATCGCCCGTGCACGTGTACGACGTGTCGAAGATACTGTACGTTAGCCGCGAGCTGGCAGAGAACTACATCATCAGCACGACGAACGTGGCCGAAATGTGTCGCCACAATCGGGCGGCGGCAGAAAGGTACGGCCGGCCCGATCTGGTACAGTGCTGGTCGCTGGCGGAGATGATCGCCCAGCCGAGCACGGATTTCGAAACGGACGACGATATGCTGTGCGCCCAGAATCCGTTCGCCAAGAGTCTGCTCGAGTCGCTGTGAGTAT
Proteins encoded:
- the LOC1277654 gene encoding guanine nucleotide-binding protein-like 1: MPQGRRKVAFSGKQKKQQLLAKKQAKSSTSHNLIRNLKDEESSDISEDSDMPRTFGQNIEKINLQPLKDPRSKTNRYVLQFHRETAKELREMKEEARKGLVYRSEQEMELGDNYFQQYDFPTRPKWTYEMSKEQLDGNENRYFFKYVTKLEKDHYDDMKSLSFCELNLETWRQLWRVLELSDIVLIIVDARFPTLMFPPALYKYVTEELGKGMMLVINKIDLVEAEAVLAWKRYFEQKYPHIHVVLFTSYPSYNLRGKQESKYGLKIRRRRGRMRMAAEGAQQIYDICHKYVGDEVDLGSWEQKILEERNAPMEVDGDEDKKLVSERTHEEEKDFAFEEHVKFKNGVLTIGCVGYPNVGKSSLLNAVMGRKVVSVSRTPGHTKHFQTIFLTNTVRLCDCPGLVFPSSTPRRLQVLMGSYPIAQLREPYASIRFLAERLDLVRLLSLKHPESDNDEWSAIDICDAWAIKRGFLTAKAARPDTYRAANSILRMALDGKITLSLKPIGYHLEKEKLATDPGLARVKEIQAIVENDGNDDEDDCFSDTDTEDMAGASNDGDNEEDEDPNSTMSPPAGSSSANPFDLLGSPE
- the LOC1277652 gene encoding GATOR2 complex protein Wdr59 isoform X1, whose product is MSSYTESRVGGSLGGLIGVGGAGAVGSEPLCLQRKSSWVREYRDLQANVMSVDWTGSWILLAGRRLLALQSLRDYESTDASNPRMDDHHHPAVDCGLRKFQRHSKYEVTAAEWAICQHSQEYCAIATCQQIEVVTWRSGEPTLQHSLRAHTRMITDIDWHSKVPHLLASCSIDTFTHLWDLRDPRKPVLSLSAVCMSGASQVGFNRVSGNLVATAHDGDLRIWDQRKGSCPIQYITAHLSRIHGINWSHDHETSLSTASQDGTVKYFDINNPRRAEKIITTSCPVWRARYTPFADGLVTTSVPQQGRGENSLLMWNNSKQDAPICALVGHTDVVLDFAWGRKDIHDPELITWSRDQTIRIWRIDEEVRKLCERFPPDDDDGFMIEETNGGGGGGGSSVVPSGAVGGGKFTATVCPKSPMREKQPSVSLQHEFSLLNPNIPHIDIEVLDPIKRTATVRISVNGYVIMLQVNFPALYPNNGTVPEFHYCQGTSLDDSLSLTLMKVLRMTASQRVKKGRTCLEQCLRALVDQLKKSSTSNGDRHLRLQSPRLEGALSSALHDACVPFPKTSGVRFSQVGILVTFSRPLNTKRISLKQQNTTPRALSALSGGYLGNVMGSQPILYAHRDPSTSSFYLPDRKSSRHRGSSVKINVSPVHVYDVSKILYVSRELAENYIISTTNVAEMCRHNRAAAERYGRPDLVQCWSLAEMIAQPSTDFETDDDMLCAQNPFAKSLLESLIHHFARIHDVQTAAMLCCAFGRHCPSALELSMSSSSSSKSINQSHLLSGHRKIKPSGSPYHTILPVDPSSHQGWLLAQQLKHLRSNSWSDSLDDIRLGPGGGGGGGGGTSIGFVGDINRSLLGDSNRYLYDNFKRSYAEMLYRWGLLVQRAKVLKYLSSYVDTPRCVEFVTECLNCCRVGAPACATCKKPVLYCSLCRLPVRGAANACLHCGHGGHTEHMRIWFERHDVCATGCGCPCLSKSSKLCNL
- the LOC1277652 gene encoding GATOR2 complex protein Wdr59 isoform X2 gives rise to the protein MSSYTESRVGGSLGGLIGVGGAGAVGSEPLCLQRKSSWVREYRDLQANVMSVDWTGSWILLAGRRLLALQSLRDYESTDASNPRMDDHHHPAVDCGLRKFQRHSKYEVTAAEWAICQHSQEYCAIATCQQIEVVTWRSGEPTLQHSLRAHTRMITDIDWHSKVPHLLASCSIDTFTHLWDLRDPRKPVLSLSAVCMSGASQVGFNRVSGNLVATAHDGDLRIWDQRKGSCPIQYITAHLSRIHGINWSHDHETSLSTASQDGTVKYFDINNPRRAEKIITTSCPVWRARYTPFADGLVTTSVPQQGRGENSLLMWNNSKQDAPICALVGHTDVVLDFAWGRKDIHDPELITWSRDQTIRIWRIDEEVRKLCERFPPDDDDGFMIEETNGGGGGGGSSVVPSGAVGGGKFTATVCPKSPMREKQPSVSLQHEFSLLNPNIPHIDIEVLDPIKRTATVRISVNGYVIMLQVNFPALYPNNGTVPEFHYCQGTSLDDSLSLTLMKVLRMTASQRVKKGRTCLEQCLRALVDQLKKSSTSNGDRHLRLQSPRLEGALSSALHDACVPFPKTSGVRFSQVGILVTFSRPLNTKRISLKQQNTTPRALSALSGGYLGNVMGSQPILYAHRDPSTSSFYLPDRKSSRHRGSSVKINVSPVHVYDVSKILYVSRELAENYIISTTNVAEMCRHNRAAAERYGRPDLVQCWSLAEMIAQPSTDFETDDDMLCAQNPFAKSLLESLIHHFARIHDVQTAAMLCCAFGRHCPSALELSMSSSSSSKSINQSPSGSPYHTILPVDPSSHQGWLLAQQLKHLRSNSWSDSLDDIRLGPGGGGGGGGGTSIGFVGDINRSLLGDSNRYLYDNFKRSYAEMLYRWGLLVQRAKVLKYLSSYVDTPRCVEFVTECLNCCRVGAPACATCKKPVLYCSLCRLPVRGAANACLHCGHGGHTEHMRIWFERHDVCATGCGCPCLSKSSKLCNL